Within the Hevea brasiliensis isolate MT/VB/25A 57/8 chromosome 2, ASM3005281v1, whole genome shotgun sequence genome, the region caatttatattacagacccaaatcatttaaacatttctaacacatgcggaaattctaggagtaaataaaattacacaaatattgataaataacctgcgaaggagaaaagcaggttaaccacaataaaatcctcctgtagcctgaaaaaatattgaacaagagtgagcgttcgactcagagagtaaaatatcaattttaaccataatctctataactatctaaaactaatgcaccctatgaagtgaaatgcagcatcagcaataaattcacatcataacagcaaaaaggtaatttggagcacttacacacccaataatatcaatcataatatatgggagctgatcctatctgactctcttaaatccaacacgtgcgtgaagaactcaagccggactttcgcttaatataccaaatcggggtcctagcgaagaactcaagccgtgactacccccgaaggatcgggtcccaacgaagaactcaagccgtgactacccgtcctatccatagtccacaccacatcacacgcattccaacgcacgcacactgctccaaattaccacaacaacatacatggcactttcacagttatgaatgcatcataaatcgtgcctaggatttatctacatagatatatgcatataagtgatgcatgggcatgcttaaacatataataatatcgaaattacaattaaaattaatattttactcacagacttgacaacggtcactggggctgctgggcggaggaagaaggctgtcccagctcatctgacaattacattacaattatttaacacaattgactcaatacaaatcatgaaaagaccaaatacgtcctaagtcgtgccgaaaatccggcagagtctcccctatacctaggacctacccaacctgcaaaagggctcaaaacacacttctatattcacaactcatatatccacaattcaatcacatcagacaccccctcctgggcccatcaaatcagtcatccatcacaatatgtaaaatttcaatttagtccttataattgatcgtttttgcaaaaactacccaaacaagctctaaaaattctaaaactttgccccgcggtccttagcaatattactaggctattgcaaaaagaatcataattttctgagctaccacgaatattttatgaatttttaatcctatttaagcactagaaaattacgaaaaagcaaggttcgggtttacctttgccgattccaatTTCGGGGAcgtgctcgggacgtctgacaatgggggagtagccaaaacctcggtccaattcggagacttttccggtaacgggtctgtctagccggaaattcacagacccggtcaactgtcgaatttccgcgaattgaggatacctacacaaagcccataacaggggggttagtacataaatttttcagaattttctaagctcatttaatgctcggaaagaaactgcgaagttctgtgggacccaccgaaaaacggtgtcggaaaaattcaaaatttatgtcgccgcgaagctctcaacgagtggagcgctctggtactctcggttttctcgtgaaattcacggtttgcgagaaatctagcccgaaagtcaaaatgggctaaaacttcccgggcaaaaattggacaaaccgctctatggatttcggtgttcttggtgtctatggaaagctctcgacgagtagatgagtttagacacaagacccggtccgattggtggccggatcggccgaattttggccgggaagacgaacgGTCGCGCGTCTTCATCGCCGAGGCCGTTTCGGCGTTCGTGCaacggccggccgtgggggaggtggcggcgctgcaaggggaggagggaggagagagaaaaagagagagaaagggagaggggtcgggacgcacggggaggaagaaggaagaaaaagaaaaggccggtctgattcgatcggtccgatccgatccggttcgattcggcctgttcgattcaagatacaaaattttgaatttttactctgcctcgggatcgaaaatgagatccaaaaattccgaaaaaaaattccagaaaactcagaaaaattcgtagactccaaaaatatttttagttttgccacgtggtctttaaataaatttttaaaaattatcaaagtttatattttcaaaaaatcgaacccgatttttaaaatccgaaaaatctcaaataatttcttaaaatttaaataaaattaaaatatcaataatactcataaaataataaaatttaaaattttagggtgttacaatatttttAACAGAAaagtaattataaattaaatattattaataaaattacaaaatcataattataaaatatatattattaataaaattatatttcacatattaattaacaaaaatttaattacttgAGTTACTAAAATAAATATAGCTGAATTGATAATTACAAATTATTAATCGAATTAAATTAATAGTTAAATattgttattaaaataattaaattttattaatttgatttgttttttttaatcaattattaatttgatttgtTTAATAGGttaaatttaaataatgtacattcttttttttttattaattttatagttttattaattaattcaatagAATAGGGGAAATTACTTAAATGCCCCTCCTTTGGAAACGTGTCGAGAACCGCTTGTCTCTATAAAATTATTCTTCAGGGGAAAGAGCACGTCTCAGTTTTAGCGATCGCTCCTCTGAGCCAAAGAAATGGCTTTTTAGCGTCCTAACACAACACAAACCAACGGCAGCAGAAGAACATTTTCTGGTCCGAAACTCCCAATTTGCAAGAACTAGGAATTGTCTTGTTCTATTGTATTTTGATCAAATTTAATCAAATGAGAAGGTAAAAATGGGCTCCGATTCGAACTCCACACCGGCATCAACATCCACACCAACGGCTTCGCCCAATGGGAAGCGAAGTAGAGATCCCGAAGACGAAGTCTATCTCGACAATCTCCATTCTCACAAGCGTTACCTAAGCGAGGTTTATCCTTTAAAAAAATCATAGTTCTAAGTATTTCCATTTGTACTGATTCTTCCATTTTGTGACAACCTCTTTTTGATGGGTCATAGTGGGCACTCTTCGCCAGACTTGAATTGGGTTTTCTTCAACTGCTTATCTGTTTGTTTATTGAACTTTACTGGATTGTGACTCTTGATGAAGTTTGTTTCCTGATAAAGTTTGTTTCCTGATAGACACAAAAGTTCGTTGTTTTGTTTTGTTTCTTTAACAATTGAGTACGAAAAGAAGTAATTATGTTTTTTTTATGGATGGTTATCTCTAGGATATATAAATTTTGTTGTCAAGTGTATTTGGTATGCTTATTTGTATTTAGGTCCTTTAATTTCTAGAAATTTTGTTGTTTTCTGCAGATAATGGCATCTAGCTTAAATGGATTAACTGTTGGAGAACCACTTTCTGAAAATCTTATGGAATCTCCAGCAAGGTCTGAAGGCATGTTCTATGCCAGGTGAATTTCTTGGTTTACACATGAAAATAACTGCTTGagtattttttattcttatgGTTTTGTAACTTTCTGTACCACTTCTCCTATGTTAGCAGTTTATTCTATTAATCAGTGAATCATGCAATGCAACGTACTTGGATTAATTAATGGCCTAATATTTTCTGGAAATGGGAATGTTTGCAGGCATCAATGGAAAGCAAATGGTAATTTGTAGTGTTGTAGTTTGAAATACAGTTGTAGTGAATCATGGGTTATCTTATCAATTAATGTGATGCATACAGAGCACTTAGATTGTTAGTATTCCTCTCAATGGCCAGTGGACTCCAGGCTGTACTATGTATGTTAAGAGCTACTTTCCGCATTTCTTCCTATAATGAAAGGAAGGGCAATCTGATTTTGATCGCATTATCTGAATAATAATTTACTCATCTGGTCTTCTCTTACCTTGGTTCAGTAAGGCAGTAACCGTGACGAAGTGGAGCTTTTAGCAAGTTTACGACTTGCATAATCACCATTAGTCTTAAGACAAGGTTTGCAGTGAACTACTAGAACCATAGAATTTCGCAAGTCATCTATGCTTGCTTGAATCACGAGAGTCCTTGAAGTCATAGAAAAGCTTCCAAGTAGTTTTTGAATAATGAAAAGGAATGGTTGATACCTTTTATGTTAGAATGTTAAATACCAGCAGGAAACTTCCATGCCCAGTGCGTCATGCTGTTAAATGCTGCAAGCAAAATGTGGTCTAAGGGGCCAGTTGctcatgtatgatttcatttaatGAATGAATTTGACTACTAGGGAAAATGTTTTCATGTTTTGCTTTTTCAATATATTTAGCTCAAACAAGATGATGCCATCTGAATACACACTGACTTTTGATCTTATGTGAAAATGGTGCCCTCAGTCTACATTAACTTCTTTGTATAATATTTTTCTTCTTATTACAAATTAGTAGCATATGTACAATGAATATCGGGTCACCAAAAACCCATTCTTTTGTTTCCACAGCTCTAAAGTGGGAAAACTATTGCTGAATGAATTGCAAACAAAAAGATTTTTAAGAAAATTGAGATGTCATAAAAATTACAAAGATATCCCTTCTCTTTGTATTTATGCACTCTTATCTTATATGTGCATAGTTTTCTGTCATAACTGGGGAACTATTTGTAAGCATGACTCCACATTCTTTAAGGTGGATGTGTTTGTTCTAAAAAAGTCTATTGGTCTTAAATTGTACAATAGCATTGGTAACACCTCATTGTCATATTTAGTTCTTTGAAAGCTtcaattctttttgttaatcctcATTTTTGTTGTGTTTTCTCAAATTTATTATTTCAGGGATGAAATGTCCTTGCAATATTCACCAATGTCAGAAGACTCGGATGACTCTAGATTTTGTGAGACCCCTATAAATACTTGCTCGTCACAACCTGAGAGTCTGCCCACCAGTCCAGTTTCTCCCTATAGGTACCAAAGACCATTTGGTGGGTTCTCTACCGCTTCTTCTACCAGCTCATATCCAGCGCATGGCTGCACTGCCACTAGTGTCACTTGCTCACAACCTCGTCAACGAGGTTCAGATTCTGAGGGTCGGTTTCCATCATCACCTAGTGATATTTGCCACTCAGCTGACTTGAGGAGGGCTGCACTCTTGCGATCCGTGCAGATGAGGACACAACCTCCTGGATCATCATCTTTTGAATTGCCTTTTGGCTCAGGGCAGGAGCCTGTATCTAATATAGAATCTGATGAGCGGCCATGCTTATATATGAAGTCCTTAATTGATGAGAGAGATTATCAGATTGAGTGCTCTTCTAGGGGTGCCACTGGACCTGAATTTAATGATGGAAAGTCATGCAGAGTGTTGAATATGAATATAAAAAGAGATGAGTCTGGGGGTTAAACACTTCTGGAACTGGATTATCAAACTGACTTTGACCACATCTTGTAAGATTGCTATAGCCTGCCGCAGTTCAAGCATTTTTTCTGACCTAAaagctgttttttttttttcattgaatTCGTTGATGATTGTGAGTTTTGTatcaggcttttttttttttactaagagAGAATCTATATGCTGCATATACAGTTTTAATAATGGCTATTTCATACATCCAAAAGGAGGTTTTGAGGATGTGATTATACATTGTCACCTGCTTAAGTAAGCCATCACTTGATATTGGTGGCCAAATATGACCAAAGTTGGGTTAGCCAAATCTGACCAAAGTTGGGTTAGTGATCTTTGTAAATcagtaatatattatattttatatctcTTGGCTCTGAAAGGTTTTGATGAAATGTAGAGAATTTAGAAGTTGATCTTATGATCAAAGGATCAGCCAGTAATGTTTACCATttgatatatattaatatttCTGCCCTTCTTGTCGTTCTGTTTGATCCTCTCTCTTGGATATATAATAGATAGATATGAGATTCTGATGAAAAGCCTTTGCTATGAGGAAAAAAAAACCGCAGTTTTTGAGTGTCTCTCTCTACAAGCTTCATACTGTGTAAGTGTGTTTGTTTGCCCACCACTATGCCTATTTCAATGTGTCTATTTTCTGCAGCATATTTGTATGAACATGGTTTCTCTTACATACTTTCTATGGCATAGATGAGAATATGCCAAGGGGTGTCCCGTTCTTAACTAACCTACAAAGATACAAAAAAACAGAGGGAAGAAAGCAGAATGCACTGGATAGCATGGTCCAAACTGGTGGATTGGTTTCGAGACATGGAATGCTTTAACCAAGCTCTTCTAGCTAAGCAAGGATGGAGGATTTTAGCTAACCCAACTTGCTATCTAGACTGTTGAAGGGGAAATATTTCCCTCGCTCATCTTTTTTGCAGGCTAGATAAGGTAGCAGAGAGCTTCTTGGGGGTGGCAAAGCATTCTTTGGGGTACAGAGATTCTTTACAAGGGGACTAAGTGGCAAGCCAGTAATGGAGAAACCATTATGTGTGAGGAGGATAAATGGGTTCCTCAATGTTTCCCCAATCCATGAGAACTTCTCCAAGCCATGATAACGAGATAGTGTGGGTTTCACAACTGATCAACCCCATCTCCAAATCCTAGCAGGTCCACACAGTTAAGGCCAACTTTAAAGAGGAAGATGCAAACCATATTCTTGCAATTCCGACTAGCTTATGCTCAAGGGAGGATTGAATGGTATGGCATTATGATAGGTAGGGGTTATATTCGGTCAAATCTGGATATCGAGTGGCATGCAACATGAAGAAAGACTCTTCGTCACATGGAGCCCAGGTCCGTCCATCCTTATCTCGTAAATGTCAATTCTGGAAGcagtttttgaaattaaagctacCAAGTAAGCTTGATGATTTTCTTATGGAGTTTGTTTGAAGAGAAATTGCCCTCAAATGATTTGCTACACTGAAGATTTAACAACATGGCTCCAGACTGTAACATAGGAAACATAGACACATTGCATCATATTTTCTTATCCCGTAC harbors:
- the LOC110659242 gene encoding uncharacterized protein LOC110659242 — protein: MGSDSNSTPASTSTPTASPNGKRSRDPEDEVYLDNLHSHKRYLSEIMASSLNGLTVGEPLSENLMESPARSEGMFYARDEMSLQYSPMSEDSDDSRFCETPINTCSSQPESLPTSPVSPYRYQRPFGGFSTASSTSSYPAHGCTATSVTCSQPRQRGSDSEGRFPSSPSDICHSADLRRAALLRSVQMRTQPPGSSSFELPFGSGQEPVSNIESDERPCLYMKSLIDERDYQIECSSRGATGPEFNDGKSCRVLNMNIKRDESGG